The DNA segment GGACGTACGCAATGGTTCGACATCCCGACGCGCCTGAGGGACCGGGCTTGCCGCGCCCGGGGATTCCCGTACACTGGGCTCGCCAATGCCCCTGGACGCTGGATGCGCCATGTCCCTAGGACCCGTCATGCTCGGTATTGCGGGCCCGGTGCTCAGCGCCGCGGAACGGGACTGGCTGCGTCATCCGGCGGTGGGTGGTGTCATCCTCTTCACCCGCAATTACGCATCCCCAGAGCAGGTCACCAGCCTCACGGCGCAGATCCACGCCGCGCGCACGCCGCCGCTGCTGATCGCGGTGGATCAGGAGGGTGGCCCAGTGCAACGGTTCCGGGACGGATTCACACGGCTCCCGCCGGTGAACCGGCTGGGACGCGTCTACGATCAGGATCCGGTCCGCGCCCGGCATCTCGCGGCCCAATGCGGCTGGCTCATGGCTGCGGAACTGCGCGCGGTCGGCGTGGACCTGAGCTTCGCGCCGGTGCTCGATCTGGATCGCGGCGTGAGTGCGGTCATCGGAGAACGGGCATTTCATCGGGATCCCGAAGTGGTGGCCGACCTCGCCCAGCACTATATCCACGGCATGCAGCGCGCGGGCATGGCGGCGGTGGGTAAGCATTTCCCTGGACACGGTTCGGTGGCCGCCGACTCCCATCGGGCCCTGCCGGTGGATCCGCGCCCGCTGGAGACCTTGGGCGTGGAGGACCTGCTGCCCTTCGAACGGGCGGCCGACCAGGGCATCCCCGGGGTCATGATCGCTCATGTGCTCTATCCGGCGATCGATGCGCAACTTGCAGGCTACTCCCGCTACTGGATCCACGACGTGCTGCGCGCGCGATTGCGCTTCCAGGGTGCCGTGTTCAGCGATGACCTGGGCATGGTGGCCGCCCATGGCGCGGGCACCCTGACGGACCGTGCCAACGTCGCCCTTACGGCGGGCTGCGACATGGTGCTGGTGTGCAATGAAGGGGAGGCGACTGGCGCGGTGCTGGATGCCCTGGCAGGATACCGGGACCCCGCCGCCCAGATGCGCTTGGCGCGGATGCGGGGCGGCGGCCATGGGCTGGCACGGGATGCCATGTGCCAGCTACCCGAATGGTCGCAGGCGGTGTCCGACATTGCGGCCTGCGATCCGGACCCGGAGCTGGGTTTGGATCTGGCATGAGGGATAGGCCCGGCGGCAGCGGGGTAATTGCAGGGACGTGTGCTGGTCTTGTGCAAGCACGCCGGGTATAATTCCATGGTTTGGGTGGTGTTCAAGATTTCCTACCGGACATTGCAGGCGGCGCGCGTCCCGAGGCGGCCTGTGCACACGAGTTGGGGAGTGCAGAGATGGCAGACAAGCTTTTGATCGTCATGGTCAACACCGATCCAAGCAATGCATCGGAACTGGGCGCGCCTTTTTTCCAGGCCACAGTGGCCGCTGCTATGGAATACGAGGTGGAAGTGATACTGACGGGCCGCGCGGGTGAGCTGGCGGTAAAAGGCGTCGCGGAGAAACTCCACGTACAGGAAGGCAGCCCGAAGACGGTGTACGATTTCATCAAGGACGCCCACGAGGCTGGGGTGAAGTTCAAGGCCTGCACGCCGACTCTGGATCTCTGGGGCAGCGATCTCATCCCGGAGATTGAAGAGACCGTGGGTGGCGCCTATGTGATCAGCCAGGCCATGGACGACGATGTGGTTACCTTCACGTACTGATCGGGCCGCGCATCCGGAATGAGCTTGACGGCCCAGCAGGCACACCAAGCGTTCGCCGAAGCGGATCTGTTGCACCCGCCCGCGGACGTGGAAGCGGCCCTGGACCGTATGGCCACGGAAATCAGCGCGACGCTATCCGGCAGCGATCCCCTGGTGCTCTGCGTGATGATGGGCGGGATGATCCCCACCGCGCACCTCCTGTCCCGTTTTGATTTTCCGTTGCAGATCGACTATGTGCATGCGACCCGCTACCGGGGCAACACCCGGGGCGCGGATTTGCAATGGAAGCACAAACCGGAGACGCCCCTGGCCGGTCGGGTGGTGCTGGTGATCGACGACATCCTCGACGAAGGCTGGACCCTGGATGCGATCCTGCGCTATTGCGAGGAACAGGGGGCCAGCGCGGTACACAGCGCCGTATTGGTGAACAAGCGCCATGACCGCAAATGCCCAGTGCGGGCGGACTACACCGGCGTGGAAGTGGAGGATCGCTACGTGTTCGGCTACGGCATGGATTTTCACGGCTACCTGCGCAATGCGCCCGGGATCTATGCGGTCCGCGACGGGGAGCATGGCCACGGGCCCACAGAAGCCTCCTGACGGGACCCGAGGCGAAGGCGAATCAGCATGCCAGATCTGGCGATCATCGGAGGCACCGGGCTCACGAGTCTGAACGGGCTGGAGATCACCCGCCGCGAGGTGGTGCAGACGCCGTACGGGGAGCCCTCCGGTCCCCTGACCTACGGCGTGCTATTCGGGCGCGAGGTGGTATTCCTGGCCCGCCATGGTTACGGTCACACCATCCCGCCCCATCAAGTCAACTACCGCGCCAATCTGTGGGCCCTGCGGCACACCGGCATCACTCGCGTGCTGGCAGTGGCGGCGGTGGGGGGCATCAGTGGTGACCTGCGACCCGGCCGGCTGGCAGTTCCCGATCAGATCATCGACTACACCTGGTCGCGTGCCCATACCTTCTTCGAGGGCGAGCTCCCCCACGTCACCCACATCGATTTCACGCAGCCCTATTGTGAGGAACTGCGGGCCTTGCTGATCGAGGCCGCGCGGCGTGCCGCACTGGACGCGTGGGAGCGTGGCACCTATGGCGCCACCCAGGGCCCGCGCCTGGAGACCGCAGCGGAGGTCGACCGGCTGGAGCGCGACGGTTGCGACATGGTGGGCATGACGGGCATGCCGGAGGCGGCCCTCGCGCGCGAGCTGGAGTTCTGTTATGCCACTTGCGCCGTGGTGGCCAACAAGGCCGCCGGACGCGGGGCAGCGCAGATCACTATGGGTGATATCGAAAGGCACCTCAAGGATGGGATGGACCGGGTCCGTTTGCTGTTGGAGCACTTGGTCCAACTGCTCTGACGCGGG comes from the Chromatiales bacterium 21-64-14 genome and includes:
- a CDS encoding peroxiredoxin, with the translated sequence MADKLLIVMVNTDPSNASELGAPFFQATVAAAMEYEVEVILTGRAGELAVKGVAEKLHVQEGSPKTVYDFIKDAHEAGVKFKACTPTLDLWGSDLIPEIEETVGGAYVISQAMDDDVVTFTY
- a CDS encoding beta-N-acetylhexosaminidase; the encoded protein is MSLGPVMLGIAGPVLSAAERDWLRHPAVGGVILFTRNYASPEQVTSLTAQIHAARTPPLLIAVDQEGGPVQRFRDGFTRLPPVNRLGRVYDQDPVRARHLAAQCGWLMAAELRAVGVDLSFAPVLDLDRGVSAVIGERAFHRDPEVVADLAQHYIHGMQRAGMAAVGKHFPGHGSVAADSHRALPVDPRPLETLGVEDLLPFERAADQGIPGVMIAHVLYPAIDAQLAGYSRYWIHDVLRARLRFQGAVFSDDLGMVAAHGAGTLTDRANVALTAGCDMVLVCNEGEATGAVLDALAGYRDPAAQMRLARMRGGGHGLARDAMCQLPEWSQAVSDIAACDPDPELGLDLA
- a CDS encoding methylthioadenosine phosphorylase — translated: MPDLAIIGGTGLTSLNGLEITRREVVQTPYGEPSGPLTYGVLFGREVVFLARHGYGHTIPPHQVNYRANLWALRHTGITRVLAVAAVGGISGDLRPGRLAVPDQIIDYTWSRAHTFFEGELPHVTHIDFTQPYCEELRALLIEAARRAALDAWERGTYGATQGPRLETAAEVDRLERDGCDMVGMTGMPEAALARELEFCYATCAVVANKAAGRGAAQITMGDIERHLKDGMDRVRLLLEHLVQLL
- a CDS encoding hypoxanthine-guanine phosphoribosyltransferase — encoded protein: MSLTAQQAHQAFAEADLLHPPADVEAALDRMATEISATLSGSDPLVLCVMMGGMIPTAHLLSRFDFPLQIDYVHATRYRGNTRGADLQWKHKPETPLAGRVVLVIDDILDEGWTLDAILRYCEEQGASAVHSAVLVNKRHDRKCPVRADYTGVEVEDRYVFGYGMDFHGYLRNAPGIYAVRDGEHGHGPTEAS